From Camelina sativa cultivar DH55 chromosome 7, Cs, whole genome shotgun sequence, one genomic window encodes:
- the LOC104701278 gene encoding LEAF RUST 10 DISEASE-RESISTANCE LOCUS RECEPTOR-LIKE PROTEIN KINASE-like 2.4, with translation MYYLPTSCLIYLFIFSLFRPLLSTSSRCETLFQCGNITADFPFWGGDRHKDCGHPSLELHCDKTNNTSLFISKEEYYVFHLNQKLNTLKIARAELLSSFCSSFNLEASLPPETFELSPAYKNLIVFYLCFSPTDKLSSYTCPEIGPILLSSENPKHHLTCLSSCAVNVPRSFDTKDKELNMTNLERVLKQGYEVKVKINEKACQKCSSSHGICSFNKKNPYEFKCIPLHQPTGIFSKAKTDAGISSKAKIGSGVGVTLLLFLFLTTLFLQILRKRKRKTSQALGQQNVKALITLKQYSYTQVKRITNSFAEEVGRGGFGTVYRGTLSDGCMVAVKVLKDSKGNNGEDFINEVASMSQTSHVNIVTLLGFCSESSKRAIIYEFLENGSLDNFISSKKSSNMDWKELYMIALGIARGLEYLHHGCRTRIVHFDIKPQNVLLDENLSPKVSDFGLAKLCERTESILSLLEARGTIGYVAPEVFSSVYGRVSHKSDVYSYGMLVLEIIGARNRAPNEEPSSSTSSTYFPEWIYKDLEKGYNGGHIENGISSEEDNEIAKKMTLVGLWCIQPWPSDRPAMNRVVEMMEGNLDALEVPPRPVLQCSVVPHFESSWISEENSISSY, from the exons ATGTACTATCTCCCCACTTCTTGCCTGATCTACTTGTTCATTTTCTCCTTATTTCGCCCTCTTCTTTCTACTTCAAGTAGGTGTGAGACTCTTTTTCAGTGTGGGAACATTACCGCCGATTTCCCTTTCTGGGGAGGTGATCGTCACAAAGATTGCGGTCATCCATCGCTGGAGCTTCACTGCGACAAAACCAACAACACCTCTTTATTCATCTCAAAAGAAGAATACTATGTTTTTCatctaaatcaaaaattaaacacTCTTAAAATTGCCAGAGCAGAGCTTCTCAGCTCTTTTTGCTCCTCTTTTAACTTGGAAGCATCCTTGCCTCCCGAAACTTTTGAGCTTTCGCCAGCATACAAAAACCTAATCGTTTTCTACCTCTGCTTCTCTCCTACTGATAAACTCTCGAGTTATACATGCCCTGAGATAGGTCCTATCTTATTATCTtctgaaaaccctaaacacCATCTTACCTGCCTTTCAAGTTGCGCCGTGAACGTTCCTAGGAGTTTCGACACAAAAGATAAAGAGTTGAATATGACCAATTTGGAAAGGGTTTTAAAACAAGGATATGAGGTGAAGGTGAAGATCAATGAGAAGGCGTGTCAAAAATGTTCATCCTCTCATGGAATCTGTagcttcaacaaaaaaaatccatatgAATTTAAATGCATTCCACTCCATCAACCAACTG GAATATTTTCTAAAGCGAAAACAG ATGCAGGAATCTCTTCTAAAGCGAAAATAG gTTCAGGAGTAGGTGTTACTCTGCTTCTGTTCCTGTTCTTAACAACATTGTTTCTCCAAATTCtccgaaagagaaagagaaaaacatcACAAGCACTGGGTCAACAGAACGTCAAGGCACTTATTACACTTAAGCAGTATAGCTACACACAAGTGAAGAGAATTACAAACTCGTTCGCGGAAGAGGTAGGGAGAGGAGGATTCGGAACTGTGTACCGAGGAACCCTTTCTGATGGTTGTATGGTTGCAGTGAAGGTCTTGAAAGACTCAAAGGGTAATAATGGTGAAGACTTTATAAATGAAGTTGCAAGCATGAGTCAAACTTCTCATGTCAATATTGTTACTCTACTAGGATTCTGCTCTGAAAGTTCGAAGCGAGCAATTATTTATGAGTTTTTGGAGAATGGGTCTCTTGATAATTTCATCTCAAGCAAGAAGTCATCAAATATGGACTGGAAGGAACTATATATGATCGCGTTAGGCATTGCTCGTGGTCTAGAGTACTTACACCATGGCTGCAGAACAAGGATTGTACATTTCGACATTAAACCACAAAATGTACTATTAGATGAAAACCTTTCTCCCAAAGTGTCAGACTTTGGCCTTGCTAAGCTTTGCGAGAGGACTGAATCGATATTGTCACTGCTGGAGGCAAGAGGAACGATAGGTTACGTTGCACCTGAAGTGTTTTCAAGTGTGTACGGTAGAGTCTCCCACAAGTCAGATGTGTATAGCTATGGAATGTTGGTTCTTGAGATAATTGGAGCAAGGAACAGAGCACCAAATGAAGAGCCATCGTCAAGCACAAGCTCAACGTACTTTCCTGAATGGATATATAAGGATCTTGAGAAGGGATACAACGGAGGGCATATTGAGAATGGCATCAGCAGCGAAGAAGACAACGAGATAGCAAAGAAGATGACATTGGTAGGTTTGTGGTGTATTCAGCCTTGGCCATCAGATCGCCCAGCGATGAACAGGGTTGTAGAGATGATGGAAGGAAA